Proteins encoded by one window of Rouxiella chamberiensis:
- the trhA gene encoding PAQR family membrane homeostasis protein TrhA, whose translation MVKSSPQGYPWAEEIANSLSHGIGVVFGIIGLVLLLVQAVGANADVTAITSYSLYGGSMILLFLASTLYHAIPHERAKFWLKKLDHCAIYLLIAGTYTPFLLVGLDSPLAKGLMIVIWSIAAFGVVFKLIFAHRFEVLSLIIYLTMGWLSLIVIYQLAMKLSTGGVILLAAGGIIYTLGVIFYASKRLRFGHAIWHGFVLGGCFCHFLAIYYYV comes from the coding sequence ATGGTTAAATCATCACCACAGGGATATCCGTGGGCGGAAGAAATCGCCAATAGCCTAAGTCATGGTATTGGGGTCGTTTTCGGTATTATCGGTTTGGTGCTTTTGCTGGTTCAGGCGGTCGGCGCAAACGCCGATGTCACTGCAATTACCAGCTACAGTCTTTATGGCGGCAGCATGATCCTGCTGTTTTTGGCCTCAACGCTTTATCACGCCATTCCTCACGAAAGGGCCAAGTTCTGGCTCAAAAAACTTGACCATTGCGCAATCTATTTACTGATTGCAGGCACTTATACGCCTTTTCTGCTGGTGGGACTGGATTCACCGCTAGCCAAGGGGCTGATGATTGTTATCTGGTCCATCGCCGCATTTGGTGTGGTGTTTAAACTGATCTTCGCCCACCGTTTTGAAGTGCTGTCGTTGATTATTTATCTCACGATGGGCTGGCTCTCGCTGATTGTGATTTATCAGCTGGCAATGAAGCTGTCGACGGGCGGCGTGATTCTGCTTGCCGCGGGCGGCATCATCTACACGCTGGGGGTCATTTTCTATGCCTCGAAGCGCCTGCGTTTTGGTCATGCCATATGGCATGGATTTGTGCTTGGCGGCTGCTTCTGCCACTTTCTGGCTATCTACTATTACGTTTAG
- the ygfZ gene encoding tRNA-modifying protein YgfZ, with the protein MTYKYPFPPQKPSSSSHLPLTIISLEDWALVTLTGADTIKYLQGQVTADVEKLAPEEHVLCAHCDAKGKMWSNMRLFKRGDGMAYIERRNLRDNQLTEMKKYAVFSKITFTADDDVVLLGVAGFQASAALKGIFATLPDATTPVVQEDETTLLHLPLPADRYLIVTSPEKAQQVTKELGEQAQLNDSQQWLALDIEAGYPIIDTVNSVQFIPQATNIQALEGISFTKGCYAGQEMVARAKYRGANKRALYWLTGKSSKVPAAGDDLELQLGENWRRTGTVLAASQLNDGSLWVQAVLNNDLDAESHLRVREETGSALKIQPLPYSLEEKK; encoded by the coding sequence ATGACGTACAAGTACCCGTTTCCTCCGCAAAAGCCTTCATCTTCATCGCATCTTCCGCTGACTATTATCTCGCTGGAAGACTGGGCACTGGTCACGCTGACCGGCGCTGATACCATTAAATATCTGCAGGGTCAGGTCACCGCCGACGTCGAGAAGCTGGCTCCGGAAGAGCACGTCCTGTGCGCCCACTGCGATGCCAAGGGCAAGATGTGGAGCAACATGCGGTTGTTCAAACGTGGCGACGGCATGGCCTATATCGAACGTCGCAACCTGCGCGATAACCAGCTTACCGAAATGAAAAAGTACGCGGTGTTTTCCAAGATTACCTTTACCGCCGATGACGATGTCGTATTGCTGGGCGTAGCCGGTTTTCAGGCCAGTGCGGCGCTGAAAGGTATTTTCGCGACACTGCCCGATGCAACAACGCCTGTGGTTCAGGAAGATGAAACCACCCTGCTGCACCTTCCTTTGCCCGCCGACCGTTACCTGATTGTCACAAGCCCCGAAAAGGCGCAGCAGGTTACCAAAGAGCTGGGTGAACAGGCGCAGCTTAATGACAGCCAGCAGTGGCTGGCGCTGGATATCGAAGCGGGTTATCCGATTATCGATACCGTCAACAGCGTGCAGTTTATTCCGCAGGCCACCAATATTCAGGCGCTGGAGGGCATCAGCTTCACCAAAGGCTGTTATGCAGGCCAGGAGATGGTGGCGCGTGCCAAATATCGCGGTGCCAACAAGCGCGCGCTTTACTGGCTGACGGGTAAATCGAGCAAGGTTCCGGCGGCCGGCGACGACCTGGAACTGCAACTGGGTGAAAACTGGCGTCGTACCGGAACCGTTCTGGCGGCGAGCCAGTTAAATGACGGTTCACTCTGGGTTCAAGCCGTGCTGAATAACGATCTCGATGCCGAGAGCCACCTACGCGTGCGTGAAGAAACCGGCAGTGCCTTAAAAATTCAGCCGCTGCCTTATTCGCTTGAAGAAAAGAAATAA
- the sdhE gene encoding FAD assembly factor SdhE: MDINNKSRIHWACRRGMKELDMAILPFFEYEFDTLSVEDKQQFARLLECDDPDLFNWLMNYGEPDDLELKRIVSLIQTRNKDRGPVAM, from the coding sequence ATGGATATTAACAACAAATCCCGCATCCACTGGGCCTGCCGCCGCGGCATGAAAGAGCTGGACATGGCCATCCTGCCGTTCTTTGAATACGAATTCGATACGTTGAGTGTTGAAGACAAACAGCAGTTTGCGCGCCTGCTTGAATGCGACGACCCTGATTTATTCAACTGGCTGATGAACTACGGCGAGCCGGACGACCTTGAATTGAAACGTATAGTTAGCCTTATTCAGACGCGAAATAAAGACCGTGGCCCTGTGGCAATGTGA
- a CDS encoding protein YgfX, whose translation MALWQCDLRVSWRSQLFSLAVHAALILLILLTPWPPGYWMVWLILMVVMVFLAIRSQRRISAVQGEISLLAQDKLWWRGNEWKIRQPVWMIDSGILLSLRREHIGDDWRQAFRSRKHKLWLASDSMSQEEWRHLRLLLLTGKRGAGSANHRPPPL comes from the coding sequence GTGGCCCTGTGGCAATGTGACTTACGGGTGTCGTGGCGCAGTCAGCTGTTTTCACTGGCCGTGCACGCCGCGCTTATCCTGCTGATTTTACTCACGCCCTGGCCGCCGGGCTACTGGATGGTCTGGCTGATTCTCATGGTCGTGATGGTGTTTCTTGCCATCCGCAGCCAGCGCCGTATCAGCGCCGTGCAGGGCGAAATCAGCCTGCTGGCTCAGGACAAACTGTGGTGGCGTGGTAACGAATGGAAAATCCGCCAGCCAGTCTGGATGATCGACAGCGGTATTTTATTGTCTCTGCGAAGGGAGCATATTGGCGATGATTGGCGGCAGGCGTTTCGCAGCCGAAAGCATAAGCTATGGCTGGCCTCTGACAGCATGAGTCAGGAAGAGTGGCGTCACCTGCGTCTATTGCTGCTGACCGGTAAACGCGGTGCCGGTTCGGCAAATCACCGGCCCCCTCCGCTGTAA
- the fldB gene encoding flavodoxin FldB, whose product MKIGLFYGSSTCYTEMAAEKIRDILGEELVDLHNLKDVDPSVMEDYDILILGIPTWDFGEIQEDWEAVWDRLTTLNLRGKIVAMYGMGDQLGYGEWFLDALGMLYDRLLPLGVQFIGFWPIEGFEFTSPKPLSADGKHFVGLALDEVNQFEMSDDRLQQWCDQILLEMDALL is encoded by the coding sequence ATGAAGATTGGTTTGTTTTACGGCTCAAGTACCTGTTACACCGAGATGGCCGCTGAAAAAATTCGCGATATTCTGGGTGAAGAATTGGTGGATCTGCACAATTTAAAAGACGTTGATCCTTCCGTAATGGAAGATTACGACATTCTTATTCTCGGCATCCCGACCTGGGACTTCGGCGAGATTCAGGAAGACTGGGAAGCGGTCTGGGATCGCCTAACCACCTTGAATCTGCGTGGAAAAATCGTTGCCATGTACGGCATGGGCGACCAGCTGGGTTACGGCGAATGGTTCCTCGATGCCCTTGGCATGCTCTATGACCGCCTGCTGCCGCTCGGCGTGCAGTTTATCGGGTTCTGGCCGATAGAAGGCTTCGAGTTTACCAGCCCCAAACCCCTGAGCGCCGACGGCAAACACTTTGTAGGTTTGGCACTGGATGAGGTCAATCAATTCGAGATGAGCGACGATCGCCTGCAACAGTGGTGCGACCAAATCCTGCTTGAAATGGACGCCCTGCTCTAG
- the xerD gene encoding site-specific tyrosine recombinase XerD has translation MLVEQFLDALWLERNLAENTLASYRLDLKTLLAWLGHHQTDLIHVQAPELQSFLAERVEGGYKATSSARLLSAMRRLFQYLNRESLREDDPTALLSSPKLPQRLPKDLSEAQIESLLAAPSTEIPLELRDKAMLELLYATGLRVTELVGLTLSDISLRQGVVRVIGKGDKERLVPLGEEAVYWLEYYLEHGRPWLLNGQSLDVVFPSSRSQQMTRQTFWHRIKHYAVLAGINADKLSPHVLRHAFATHLLNHGADLRVVQMLLGHSDLSTTQIYTHVATERLKQLHQQHHPRA, from the coding sequence ATGCTGGTCGAACAGTTTCTCGATGCGCTGTGGCTGGAAAGAAACCTCGCCGAAAACACTCTGGCTTCCTATCGTCTCGACCTGAAAACGCTGTTGGCGTGGCTTGGGCATCATCAAACCGACCTGATTCATGTTCAGGCACCGGAGTTGCAGTCTTTTCTCGCCGAGCGAGTTGAAGGGGGCTACAAGGCGACCAGTTCGGCGCGTCTGTTGAGTGCCATGCGTCGGTTGTTTCAGTACCTGAATCGAGAATCGCTGCGTGAAGACGATCCTACCGCGCTGCTCTCCTCGCCGAAGCTGCCACAACGACTGCCGAAAGACTTGAGCGAGGCGCAGATAGAGTCGTTGCTGGCCGCGCCCAGCACGGAAATTCCGCTTGAGCTTAGGGACAAGGCGATGCTTGAGCTGCTTTATGCCACGGGTCTGCGCGTTACCGAGCTGGTCGGACTCACGCTGAGCGACATCAGCCTGCGACAGGGCGTGGTGCGGGTGATTGGTAAAGGCGATAAAGAACGCCTCGTACCGCTTGGCGAAGAGGCCGTTTACTGGCTTGAGTATTATCTCGAACATGGCAGGCCGTGGCTGCTCAACGGGCAGTCGCTTGACGTCGTTTTCCCGAGCAGTCGCAGCCAGCAAATGACGCGGCAGACGTTTTGGCACCGTATCAAGCATTACGCCGTACTGGCGGGTATCAATGCCGACAAACTCTCGCCCCACGTGCTGCGCCACGCATTTGCGACACATCTTTTGAACCACGGGGCCGACCTGCGTGTCGTACAGATGCTTTTGGGGCACAGCGACCTGTCGACCACCCAGATTTACACGCATGTCGCGACGGAGCGTTTAAAGCAGCTACATCAACAACATCACCCTCGTGCTTGA
- the dsbC gene encoding bifunctional protein-disulfide isomerase/oxidoreductase DsbC, which translates to MKITVLMLAMMSAGLFNAAHADDAALKATFNKIGLENPEVQSSPVKGLKAVTTPQGVIYVSEDGRYVLQGPLFDVSGERPVNLSNQALIAKVDALKNEMIVYKAASEKKVITVFTDITCGYCHRLHQQMKGYNDLGITVRYLAFPREGLGSETEKNMQSIWNTANRNKALDDAMRGETISPIAKSAASKVDISKHYALGEQLGVTGTPAIVLEDGTLMPGYQPPAAMAQILGIKA; encoded by the coding sequence ATGAAAATAACGGTATTGATGCTGGCGATGATGTCAGCAGGACTTTTCAACGCCGCACACGCCGACGATGCCGCGTTGAAGGCGACGTTCAACAAGATTGGCCTCGAGAATCCCGAGGTTCAGTCTTCGCCCGTCAAAGGGCTGAAAGCCGTGACCACGCCGCAGGGCGTCATTTATGTCAGCGAAGATGGTCGCTATGTGTTGCAGGGGCCGCTGTTTGATGTCAGCGGCGAGCGGCCGGTCAATCTCAGCAATCAGGCACTGATCGCCAAAGTGGACGCGCTGAAAAACGAGATGATCGTTTACAAGGCGGCCAGCGAGAAAAAGGTCATCACCGTATTTACCGACATTACCTGCGGTTACTGCCACAGGCTACATCAGCAGATGAAAGGCTATAACGATCTCGGTATCACCGTACGCTATCTGGCATTCCCGCGCGAAGGGCTGGGTTCTGAAACCGAGAAAAACATGCAGTCTATCTGGAATACCGCCAATCGTAACAAGGCACTGGATGACGCAATGCGCGGCGAGACTATTTCGCCTATCGCCAAATCTGCCGCCAGCAAAGTGGATATCTCAAAGCATTACGCACTGGGTGAGCAGCTTGGCGTAACCGGCACGCCTGCCATTGTGCTTGAAGACGGTACGCTGATGCCTGGATATCAACCGCCAGCGGCGATGGCGCAGATACTTGGGATCAAGGCGTAG
- the recJ gene encoding single-stranded-DNA-specific exonuclease RecJ, with product MTVKTQLKRRNVEEGANLPADLAPLLRRLYAMRGVKQSQELERGVKGLLGYQDLDGIDAAVSLLQNALAERLQIMIVGDFDADGATSTALTVLSLRSMGCDSVKYLVPNRFEDGYGLSPEVVEQAAARGAQLILTVDNGISSHAGVELAHKLGIQVLITDHHLPGETLPAAEAIINPNLHGCTFASKSLAGVGVAFYLMLALRSKLRESGWFEQRGLPMPNLAEWLDLVALGTVADVVPLDTNNRILVYQGLNRIRAGKCRAGVRALLEVAGRDARQLTASDLGFALGPRLNAAGRLDDMSIGVALLLSEDMAQARALASDLDALNLTRREIEQGMQVEALALCQKLETRSENLPYGLAMYHPEWHQGVVGILASRLKERFNRPVIAFAPAGEGVLKGSGRSISGLHMRDALERIDTLNPGLMMKFGGHAMAAGLSLEESKFDQFRECFAELVGEWLDPSHLEGIVWSDGELSASEMSLETAELLRDGGPWGQAFPEPVFDGTFRILQQKLLKERHLKLMIEPLGGGPLLDGIAFNIDPTLWPDTSVREVQLAYKLDINEYRGNRSVQLMIQHLWPR from the coding sequence GTGACAGTCAAGACCCAGCTTAAGCGCCGTAATGTGGAAGAAGGCGCAAATCTCCCTGCCGACCTTGCCCCCTTACTGCGTCGTCTATACGCCATGCGCGGCGTCAAACAGAGCCAGGAGCTTGAGCGCGGTGTAAAAGGTTTACTCGGCTATCAGGATCTGGACGGCATCGATGCGGCCGTAAGCCTGCTTCAAAATGCGCTGGCCGAGCGTCTGCAAATCATGATTGTGGGCGACTTTGATGCCGATGGCGCAACCAGCACCGCATTGACCGTGCTGTCTTTGCGCAGTATGGGCTGCGACAGCGTAAAATATCTGGTCCCCAATCGCTTTGAAGACGGCTATGGATTAAGTCCCGAAGTAGTCGAGCAGGCTGCGGCGCGCGGTGCGCAGCTGATCCTGACCGTCGACAACGGCATTTCCTCCCACGCGGGTGTCGAGCTGGCGCATAAACTGGGCATTCAGGTGTTAATCACCGATCACCATTTGCCCGGCGAAACGCTGCCTGCCGCCGAAGCGATTATCAACCCGAACCTGCACGGCTGCACCTTTGCGTCGAAATCGCTGGCAGGCGTCGGCGTGGCATTTTATCTGATGCTGGCACTGCGCAGTAAATTGCGGGAAAGCGGTTGGTTTGAACAACGTGGCCTGCCTATGCCGAATCTGGCCGAATGGCTGGATCTCGTGGCGCTTGGCACCGTGGCCGACGTCGTCCCCCTCGATACCAATAACCGTATTCTCGTTTATCAAGGGCTTAATCGTATCCGCGCCGGTAAATGCCGTGCGGGTGTGCGGGCATTGCTGGAAGTAGCAGGGCGCGATGCAAGGCAACTTACCGCCAGCGATCTCGGCTTTGCCCTGGGGCCTCGCCTGAATGCGGCGGGCCGTCTCGACGATATGTCTATCGGTGTAGCACTGCTGCTGAGTGAAGACATGGCACAGGCGCGCGCACTGGCAAGTGACCTCGATGCCCTGAATCTGACCCGCCGCGAAATCGAGCAGGGCATGCAGGTTGAAGCGCTGGCGCTTTGTCAGAAGCTGGAAACTCGCAGTGAAAATCTGCCGTACGGATTGGCGATGTACCATCCGGAGTGGCATCAGGGCGTAGTCGGCATTCTGGCTTCGCGCTTGAAAGAACGTTTTAATCGCCCCGTTATCGCTTTTGCCCCGGCGGGCGAGGGGGTACTCAAAGGGTCCGGGCGTTCCATCAGTGGCCTGCATATGCGCGATGCGCTGGAGCGTATCGATACCCTCAATCCGGGGTTGATGATGAAGTTCGGCGGACATGCCATGGCGGCCGGGCTTTCACTCGAAGAGAGCAAGTTCGACCAGTTTCGTGAGTGTTTTGCAGAGCTTGTGGGGGAATGGCTCGACCCTTCGCATCTCGAGGGCATTGTCTGGTCCGATGGCGAACTGTCGGCGAGCGAGATGTCTCTTGAAACCGCCGAGCTATTACGTGATGGCGGCCCGTGGGGACAGGCATTCCCCGAGCCGGTCTTCGACGGCACCTTCCGTATTCTTCAGCAAAAGCTGCTGAAAGAGCGGCATTTGAAGCTGATGATCGAACCGCTCGGCGGCGGTCCGCTGCTTGACGGCATTGCCTTTAATATCGACCCGACGCTGTGGCCCGACACCAGCGTGCGCGAAGTGCAACTGGCCTACAAGCTGGACATCAACGAGTATCGCGGTAATCGCAGCGTTCAACTGATGATTCAACATTTGTGGCCGCGCTAG
- the prfB gene encoding peptide chain release factor 2 (programmed frameshift), whose protein sequence is MFEINPVKNRIQDLADRAAVLRGYLDYDTKKERLEEVNAELEQPDVWNEPERAQALGKERSALEAIVDTIDQLYQGREDVAGLLELAVEAEDEETFNEAVAELDVLMSKLDQLEFRRMFSGEYDSADCYLDIQAGSGGTEAQDWASMLLRMFLRWADARGFKTEIIEESDGDVAGLKSATVKIIGDYAFGWLRTETGVHRLVRKSPFDSGGRRHTSFSSVFVYPEVDDDIDIEINPADLRIDVYRASGAGGQHVNKTESAVRITHMPTNIVVQCQNDRSQHKNRDQAMKQLKAKLYEYEMQKKNADKQQLEDSKSDIGWGSQIRSYVLDDSRIKDLRTGVETRNTQAVLDGDLDKFIEASLKAGL, encoded by the exons ATGTTTGAAATTAATCCGGTAAAAAACCGCATTCAGGACTTGGCCGACAGAGCCGCGGTTCTTAGGGGGTATCTT GACTACGATACCAAGAAAGAACGCCTAGAAGAAGTTAACGCCGAGCTGGAACAGCCGGACGTATGGAACGAACCTGAACGCGCGCAGGCGCTGGGTAAAGAGCGCTCCGCACTGGAAGCCATCGTTGATACCATCGACCAGCTGTATCAGGGCCGTGAAGACGTTGCCGGCCTGCTGGAACTGGCCGTTGAAGCCGAAGATGAAGAGACTTTCAACGAAGCCGTAGCCGAGCTTGATGTGCTGATGTCCAAGCTGGACCAGCTCGAGTTCCGCCGCATGTTCTCCGGTGAATACGACAGCGCCGATTGCTACCTCGACATTCAGGCAGGCTCCGGCGGCACCGAGGCTCAGGACTGGGCCAGCATGCTGCTGCGTATGTTCCTGCGCTGGGCCGATGCCCGTGGTTTCAAAACCGAAATCATCGAAGAGTCCGATGGCGATGTGGCCGGACTTAAATCCGCCACCGTTAAAATCATCGGCGACTACGCGTTTGGCTGGTTGCGTACCGAAACCGGCGTTCACCGCCTGGTGCGTAAAAGCCCGTTCGACTCCGGCGGCCGTCGCCATACGTCGTTCAGCTCCGTGTTCGTCTATCCTGAAGTTGATGACGATATCGACATCGAAATCAATCCGGCAGATTTGCGTATCGACGTTTACCGCGCCTCCGGTGCGGGCGGTCAGCACGTCAACAAAACCGAATCTGCGGTACGTATTACCCACATGCCAACCAACATCGTGGTGCAGTGTCAGAACGACCGTTCACAGCATAAAAACCGTGATCAGGCCATGAAGCAGCTGAAAGCCAAGCTTTATGAGTATGAGATGCAAAAGAAAAATGCTGATAAACAACAGTTGGAAGACAGCAAGTCCGATATCGGCTGGGGCAGCCAGATCCGTTCCTACGTTCTGGACGACTCGCGTATCAAAGATCTGCGCACGGGTGTGGAAACACGCAATACACAGGCCGTATTAGATGGCGACCTGGATAAATTCATCGAAGCAAGTTTGAAAGCCGGGTTATAA
- the lysS gene encoding lysine--tRNA ligase: MSEQQPSGQQPQGAESAQELNNELKARREKLALLREKGIAFPNDFRRDSVSDALHAEYGNKENEELEALNVEVTVGGRMMTRRIMGKASFVTLQDVGGRIQLYVARDDLPEGQYNEEFKKWDLGDILGAKGKLFKTKTGELSIHVTELRLLTKALRPLPDKFHGLADQETRYRQRYLDLIANDESRKTFQIRSQIMAGIRKFMVDQDFMEVETPMMQVIPGGASARPFITHHNALDIDMYLRIAPELYLKRLVVGGFDRVFEINRNFRNEGVSPRHNPEFTMMELYMAYADYRDLIVLTESLFRTLTETVLGSSVVQYGDQTFDFGKPFTKLTMTEAILKYRPETNVADLADMDKACAIAESIGIKVEKSWGLGRVVCEIFEEVAESHLIQPTFITEYPAEVSPLARRNDENPEVTDRFEFFIGGREIGNGFSELNDAEDQAQRFADQVTAKDAGDDEAMFFDEDYVTALEHGMPPTAGLGIGIDRMVMLFTNSHTIRDVILFPAMRPQK, translated from the coding sequence ATGTCTGAGCAACAACCATCTGGGCAGCAGCCACAGGGCGCGGAAAGCGCGCAGGAACTTAACAACGAGCTGAAAGCGCGTCGTGAGAAGCTGGCCCTTTTGCGTGAGAAAGGCATCGCTTTCCCGAACGATTTCCGTCGTGATAGCGTGTCCGATGCACTGCATGCGGAATACGGCAACAAAGAAAACGAAGAGCTGGAAGCGCTGAACGTCGAAGTCACCGTGGGTGGCCGTATGATGACGCGCCGTATTATGGGCAAGGCATCGTTCGTGACCCTTCAGGATGTTGGCGGCCGCATTCAGCTGTACGTTGCGCGCGACGACCTGCCGGAAGGCCAGTACAACGAAGAGTTCAAGAAGTGGGATCTGGGCGATATTCTGGGTGCCAAAGGCAAGCTGTTCAAAACCAAGACCGGCGAACTCTCCATTCATGTTACTGAACTGCGCCTTTTGACCAAGGCACTGCGTCCGTTGCCAGACAAGTTCCACGGCCTTGCCGATCAGGAAACTCGCTATCGTCAGCGTTATCTTGATCTGATTGCCAACGACGAATCACGCAAAACCTTCCAGATCCGTTCGCAAATCATGGCTGGTATCCGTAAGTTCATGGTTGATCAGGACTTTATGGAAGTCGAAACGCCAATGATGCAAGTCATCCCTGGCGGTGCTTCTGCACGTCCGTTCATTACTCACCACAATGCGCTGGATATCGACATGTACCTGCGTATTGCGCCGGAACTGTATCTGAAGCGTCTGGTTGTGGGAGGCTTTGATCGCGTATTCGAGATCAACCGCAACTTCCGTAACGAAGGCGTCTCTCCACGTCACAACCCAGAGTTCACCATGATGGAACTCTATATGGCGTATGCGGATTATCGTGACCTCATCGTGCTGACCGAATCTCTGTTCCGCACGCTGACCGAAACCGTGCTGGGCAGCAGCGTGGTGCAGTATGGCGATCAGACCTTCGACTTTGGCAAGCCGTTCACCAAGCTGACCATGACCGAAGCGATTCTGAAATACCGTCCTGAAACCAACGTCGCCGATTTGGCCGACATGGACAAGGCGTGCGCTATCGCTGAATCCATTGGTATCAAGGTTGAGAAGAGCTGGGGTCTGGGCCGTGTTGTCTGTGAAATCTTCGAAGAAGTTGCAGAAAGCCATCTGATCCAGCCGACCTTCATCACCGAATATCCGGCTGAAGTGTCTCCGCTGGCGCGCCGCAACGACGAAAACCCTGAAGTGACCGATCGCTTCGAGTTCTTCATCGGCGGACGTGAAATCGGTAACGGCTTCTCCGAGCTGAACGATGCCGAAGATCAGGCGCAGCGTTTCGCAGACCAGGTTACAGCGAAAGATGCAGGCGACGACGAAGCCATGTTCTTCGACGAAGACTACGTGACCGCGCTGGAACACGGCATGCCGCCGACAGCAGGCCTGGGTATTGGTATCGACCGTATGGTTATGCTGTTTACCAACAGTCACACTATTCGTGACGTTATTCTGTTCCCGGCCATGCGCCCACAGAAATAA
- a CDS encoding gluconate 2-dehydrogenase subunit 3 family protein encodes MSSKNTGNSRRDFLLKTIAIAPAVALNGTGFIAMSAPVQASESKPSQSADVKAPDYHPTKFTAEEYAFLQAAVARLIPADDRGPGALEAGVPEYIDRQMDTPYATGANWYMQGPFNPEAEHDFGYQLPLGPFQIYQLGIADANDYAKTRFGKVFNQLNAEQQETLLTEFESGKAEFKQVPSKVFFSFLLQNTREGFFCDPIHGGNNQMVGWKLIGFPGARADFMDWVERGERYPFPPVSISGERA; translated from the coding sequence ATGTCGTCTAAAAATACTGGAAATTCCCGTAGAGACTTCCTTCTCAAAACCATCGCAATCGCACCTGCCGTGGCTTTAAATGGAACCGGTTTCATTGCTATGTCTGCTCCTGTGCAGGCAAGCGAATCCAAACCGTCTCAATCGGCGGACGTAAAGGCTCCCGATTATCACCCAACCAAATTCACTGCCGAAGAGTACGCCTTCTTGCAGGCTGCCGTTGCGCGTTTGATTCCCGCAGACGATCGCGGTCCGGGCGCACTGGAAGCGGGCGTGCCGGAATATATCGATCGTCAGATGGATACGCCTTACGCCACCGGTGCCAACTGGTACATGCAGGGGCCTTTCAATCCTGAAGCCGAACACGACTTTGGATACCAGCTGCCACTCGGCCCGTTCCAGATTTATCAGCTGGGTATTGCCGATGCCAACGACTATGCCAAAACCCGATTTGGTAAAGTCTTCAATCAGTTGAATGCCGAACAGCAAGAGACACTGCTTACAGAATTTGAAAGCGGCAAAGCCGAATTCAAACAGGTTCCGAGCAAAGTCTTCTTCTCCTTCCTGCTGCAAAACACCCGCGAAGGTTTCTTCTGCGACCCTATCCACGGCGGCAACAATCAAATGGTTGGCTGGAAGCTTATCGGCTTCCCCGGTGCCCGTGCCGACTTTATGGATTGGGTTGAACGCGGCGAACGCTATCCGTTCCCGCCGGTGTCTATCAGTGGTGAAAGAGCGTAA